The DNA region AGCAATCCGCCAACTTGTTGAAGGAGTGTTTCGCGGCGATAAATATCAAACATTGCTCGGCGTAACGGGAAGTGGAAAAACGTTCACGATTTCCAACGTGATTCAGCACATCGGAAAACCAACGCTGATAATGTCGCCGAACAAAACTCTTGCCGCGCAACTCTACGGCGAATTTAAAAGTTTTTTTCCGAGCGACCACGTGGAGTTTTTTATTTCCTACTACGATTATTATCAACCCGAAGCGTACGTTCCTTCGAGCGATACATACATTGCGAAAGATGCTTCCGTCAATTCCGAAATTGATAGACTCAGGTTGCGTGCTACGAGCGCATTACTCACGGGAGAAAAAAATGTTATCGTTGTTGCGTCGGTGAGTTGTATTTACGGAATCGGTGCGCCGGACGAATGGATGAAAGGAATTGTCGTTGCAAAAAAAAGACAACAACTCGCACGCAACGATTTTCTTCGCGCGCTTTCTGAAATTCATTATGTGCGCAACGATTTTGAATTCACACGCGGAACAATGCGAGTGCGAGGTGATGTGGTGGAAATAATTCCCGCATACGAAAATGAAGAAGCGTTTCGCGTGGAATTTTTCGGCGACGAGATTGAACGCATTTCTTCCATCAATGCGCTCACGGGAAAAGTTGTGCAAGAAGTTGAAAGCGCAGTTGTCTATCCCGCAAAACAATTTATCACGTCGCGCACTTCGATTGAAAATGCGATTGATTCTATTGTGGTGGAACTCGATGAGCGATTGAAAGAATTACGAGCGCAAAATAAACTTGTCGAAGCGCAACGGCTTGAACAACGCACAATGTTCGATATTACGATGATGAAAGAAGTCGGTTATTGTTCCGGCATTG from Ignavibacteria bacterium includes:
- a CDS encoding excinuclease ABC subunit B (The UvrABC repair system catalyzes the recognition and processing of DNA lesions. The beta-hairpin of the Uvr-B subunit is inserted between the strands, where it probes for the presence of a lesion), whose product is MSFHLTTDLQPSGDQPEAIRQLVEGVFRGDKYQTLLGVTGSGKTFTISNVIQHIGKPTLIMSPNKTLAAQLYGEFKSFFPSDHVEFFISYYDYYQPEAYVPSSDTYIAKDASVNSEIDRLRLRATSALLTGEKNVIVVASVSCIYGIGAPDEWMKGIVVAKKRQQLARNDFLRALSEIHYVRNDFEFTRGTMRVRGDVVEIIPAYENEEAFRVEFFGDEIERISSINALTGKVVQEVESAVVYPAKQFITSRTSIENAIDSIVVELDERLKELRAQNKLVEAQRLEQRTMFDITMMKEVGYCSGI